One Formosa sp. Hel3_A1_48 genomic window, AACTTTTTCAAGACTCAGGGGTTTACTGTTGTGTTTGGCTCTGCTGCAAATCGTTCTGAGCATTCATTCGACCTAAAATCTATTGGAGTTGTAGAAGAGCAGCTCTTTCTAAACAGTAACTGTTTTGATGATTTTATATTAAAATTGAACCCAAACATAGTTGTGTTTGATCGTTTTATGACCGAGGAACAATTCGGTTGGCGGGTAGCGGATTTTTGTCCAAAGGCCATTCGTATTTTAGATACTGAAGACCTTCATTTTTTACGGAAAGCAAGAAAAGATAATAAAAATGGATCGACTGTTTTTTCCAAAGAATACTTAAAAACGGATACCGCTAAGAGAGAATTAGCTAGTATATATCGCTCCGATCTCTCATTAATTATTTCTGAAATTGAAATGGATATTTTAATAAAACAATTAAATATTCCCCCCGATTTATTAATTTATATTCCTTTTCTTTTGGATAATCATTCGATTCCAGATCAATTAAATTCACCTAAATTCAGTAAGCGTAATGATTTCGTTTTTGTTGGAAATTTCTTGCATCCTCCTAATGCTGATGCCGTATTGTTTTTAAAAACAAATATTTGGCCTCATATTCACAAAAAATTACCTCAAGCATCTCTCCACATTTATGGTGCTTACCCCAAGCAAAAACATTTAAATCTTCAGAGCAAGAGGAATAACTTTTTTGTTCATGGCCATGTTGATGATATTGATTATGTTCTCTCATCGTCAAAGGTTTTGTTAGCACCCCTTCAATTTGGCGCTGGTCTTAAAGGTAAGGTTGTTGATGCCTTACGAAATGGAACTCCTTGTGTTCTGTCCTCAATTGCAGCAGAGGGAATTTTTGGAACAGATTCACCTAACGGCTATGTAATTGATGATGAACGTCTTTTTGTTGAATACTCTATTGAACTTTATACGAACAAAACTCTTTGGGAAACCAGTCATTATAATGGCTTTGAAATTCTTGAAAAACGTTTCGGTTGTGCTAAATTCTATTCTAGCATGTTGTTCAAAATACGAGAAATACAAACGCATTTGGAGGAACATAGACTAAAAAATCTAACAGGAATGCTGTTACAACACCACGGCATACAAAGCACGAAATATTTTTCTAAATGGATAGAAGCTAAAAATAATTAGCTCAGAGCACTTTAGGCGTTATAGATCAGTTGATATTCTGAAGTTTAATTTGGTTAAGCAGCCATTGTTGACACAGTTAGTGATTTTTTAGTATCAATTTTATATAATAAATTATATTTTAATATATTTGATGAGATCCCAAATTTATATAAAAATGAAACTTTTTAATTTCAAAGCTATTTTGTTGGCTTTATTACTTACTTCAATTTTGTCATTCTCTCAATCAAATTCTATAAATCAAACTTTATTTGGTCATCAACTCACCGATGCAAATATTGAATTTATCGATCATTCAGGTGTAATTCGCTGTGGTAGTGTGGAATATGAACAATACTTAAAGGCATTACATCCAAAGCGGGCTACAAAGGAAGATTTTGAATCATGGATAGCGCCAAAAATTCAAGAATTTAAAGCGCGAAGATCCAATTCTATTTCTGCTCTAACAACAATTCCAGTGATTTACCACATTCTAACTGATGGTGCAGGATCTGAAAATCTTTCAGTTTCAGCTATTCAGGCACAAAATGACCAATTAAATTTAGATTTTAGTAATAATTCGGGTAGCTCATATTCAGTTGCTGTTGATACAGAGGTGCGTTTTATTTTGGCAAATAAGAATGCGCAAGGTGTGGCTCTTGCCAATCCTGGAGTTAATAGGATCACTGATTACGGTGAAGGTCCGTTTTCGGATTTAGATCTGCAAAATTCAATAAAACCCGAAACCCAATGGGACCCTACGATTTATTTAAATATCTGGTTAGCCAAATTAGAGGACGGTCTATTAGGTTATGCTCAATTTCCATCTAATTCAAATTTGCCAGGCTTGGACACTGACGAAGGAGCAGCAAATACAGACGGGGTAGTTGTTTTAGCTTCTAGCGTTGGCTCGTTAGTAAACCCAAATTCATTAGGGGATGTATATGGATCTGGAAGAACCTTAACGCATGAAGTTGGACATTGGCTAGGTCTTCGTCACATATGGGGCGATACTGCTAACTGTACTAATGATGACTTTTGTGCAGATACTCCAGACGCTTCAGATTTTAATTCTGGATGTCCCGTAACAGATAGTTGTCCTGATAGTTTAGGAAATGATATGGTCGAAAACTACATGGATTATACAATTGATTCTTGTATGGATACTTTCACTGCTGATCAAAAAGCAAGAATACAAACGGTCTTGGCAAACTCACCCAGGCGCATTGAATTAGGAGCTGGAGATTACTTTTTGGACACTCAAGTTTTTCTTTACCCTAATCCAGTTACAGACTTGCTTAGGATTAACTTAGTTGGTTTTAGTAGTTTTCCTGAAAATTATACTGTTTATAATATGCTGGGTCGAGTCTTATTCGAGCAACCTATTAAAACAACAAATGATTTAATTGTAAATACCTCCGATTTAAGCAAAGGAGTTTATTTTATTAAAATCACAGCAAACAAGAATTCAACATCTCTACCTTTTATAAAGAATTGACTTTAGAAATATGTAAATAAATAGAGGTGTTCAACAGCGCAATTATTACATAGTAATTTATGAATTTATGTTTAAAATATACATTATAACAAAATTTAGCGCATTAGCTTTGTGGCAATCCACGCCATTGGAATGTATGCTACTGCAAGATCAAAAATGGAAAACCAAAGGGGACTAGGGACTTGTGTCACCATGGAAACGCCTCCATAGAGAAATACAAGCGCAACGATGTAGCCTACTTTTGTTTTTTTACTTTTTGAAATTTTAATAGCCATTACCGCTCCGGCTAAGGTTCCTAGTGCATGTGCTAAAAAAGGGAACAAAAAATGAATGGGTTTGTACAGGCCAATGTTGGCCTTAACACTATCAACATTAGTCACATCTACACCTGTTGGGGGCGTCACAATGTAACTACTCAGAAAAATTACAGCAAAATTTATAATTGCACCAATAAAAATACCAAGTAATACGGCCAAACCATTTCTTAGAAAAGGATTCATAGAGTTTTAGTTTTAATCAAAGTTAAAAAAAATACTTATGCCTTTTTGGTTTACTTCAAGTAAATTGAATCGCTATAAATGAAAAAGTTGATGGTTTTTAAGTTCTCTTTTTGAAAATCAGATTTAAGAGAAACAAAATTATAAGTGCCCCAACAGCACCAGTCAATACTGCTCCTATCCAGCCAGAACCAAGACTGATTCCTAGTTTTTCCAAAGACCATCCACCTACGAAGCTACCAATAATTCCAACGACGATATTGCCGAAGAGACCAAGACTGCTTCCTCTAAAAATTGTACTTCCAAGCCATCCCGCGATTGCTCCAATAATAATTGTGCTAATAATTTCCATATATTTTAATTTACAGTTAATAAATCATCAATACTAGCCACAAAAAAATAAAAAAGTGAAATCACATAAGTGTGAAGTGTTTGGTTTTTGTTCATGATTGGGGGCAAGCATTAACAACTCAAATATATAAAATTTTTATTAAGTCAAAATTATAAAATAAAATCTTTAACGATCGCGGCTTAGGATTTTGTATTCCTCATAGCATTCGCTTATGGCATCAAGGATTTGAAGGTCATTGGCCGTTTTTATGAAGTCATCTGAATAATTACATTCACTAATCAATAGATCCAAATCAACTTTATCAACTTGTAGAAGAGCAGTAAGCATTTCACGGTCAAAGCGAGAAGCTAAAATACTACGAATTTCGTCCTGTTTTTTCATCTTCCGCAATTTTTTCATCTCTCTCGGTTTTTTGCCAAATATATTATAAAGGAAATCAGCAGGGTTGAAAATTGCCCCTAACACTTTAGTTACCATAGACGGGGACCTAGGGCTAGACTCATAGCCCGTATTTAGACCAGAAATGCTGTAACGAATATTTTTTTGTATTGGAACTTGCTTTATATCTACTTCTAGATATCCTGTAAGTTTTAATTTGTTCACCACTACTTCTTCGAGAGTTAATGCCAACTCAGTAAGTTCTATGGTAGTTTCATTTCCAAAGTTGACCCAATCGTTGGTAACTCTCACTTTAATGGATTTGAACCCCAAAAATGAGAGATGGAGGGTGTCATTTACTTTTGCGCGTATTTCAAATTCGCCTTTTATATTGGTAGTGGTCCCGTAAACTTGATTGAGGTTTACTATATTGACGTTTTCCATGGGTTCCTCATCAGCTCCATTTACAATTTTCCCCTTGACCGTAGAACCATCCTGACCAAACCCAAATTGAAATGTGGTTAAAATGAATAAAATAATCAAGTTATGCTTCATAAGAAAATTTCATCATAAAAGTAATAAACTCAATATACATAGCAAATAGCAGACCCTGTTTTGTTTTAAAATTAACAAATTGATTATTTCCTACGGTTTCTTCTAGGGCGAGAGGAGCTATTGCCTTGCGGTTTAAAATCAGATGATCTTCGTGGTGAGCGACCTCCATTGTCTCGACTACGTTCTTTACGTCGACCGTTTCCATCTGATCTAAAACTATCTTTTCTTCTGGATCGGCCACCTTTTTGGTTTCCAAAACGACGGTTTCCACGCCGTTCTTTTTTCTCCGTAATTTCAACATTTATGTAACGACCATTTTGTTTGAAATCTGAGAAAAACTCCAAGACTTTAGGCATATTGACTGTTTCCGTATTGAAAAAAGAAAAACTGTCTTTTACGTCAACTTTAAATACATCGTCTTGACCAAGTTGAAGAGCATCTCGCAAAAAATCTTTCATGCTCATCCAATCGTAACCGTCTTTTTTCCCGATATTTATAAAGAATCGAGCTGATTGATCATCTTGGTTTTTTTCTAAAAACGAATCCTTCCCACTCGGTGAGTTTAAGTTTTTTGCTTTCTTATAATAATTGAAGAATCGAGTGAATTCTACGGAAAAAAACTTTTTAATCAATTCTTCTTTACTACTTTCCTCAAACAATAAATTAATTTCCTCTAAATAGGGGTCAATTTCATGGTTGATTTCTGTGTCGTGAATTTTATGCGCTAAAGCTTTAAGTTGAACTTCACAAATTTCCATTCCATCTGGAATGTCTTTTTTGACAAATCCTTTTTGGATTATTTTTTCAATTGTTTTGATTTTACGTTGTTCACTTTTGGTGATAATTACCATAGATACACCAGTCTTTCCGGCGCGACCCGTACGGCCACTTCTGTGTGTATAGGTTTCAATTTCGTCGGGCAATTGGTAATTTATCACATGTGTAATATCATCAACATCTATTCCTCGAGCAGCAACGTCCGTAGCGACAAGCATTTGAATTTGTTTATTTCTGAAGGACTTCATTACTATGTCTCTTTGATTTTGACTTAAATCTCCGTGAAGTGCCCCTGCGCTGTATCCATCCTCAATTAACTTCTCTGCAACTTTTTGGGTATCCCTTTTGGTACGGCAAAAAATAACAGAAAAAATATTTGGATGTGCATCAGCGAGTCTTTTTAGAGCAGCATACCGATCTCTTGATCCAACCAAATAAAATTCGTGGGATACGTTTTTACTACCAGTATTTTTACTTCCAACAGTAATTTCGTTAGGAGCTACCATAAATTTCTTCGCAATAATCGATACTTCTTTTGGCATTGTTGCTGAAAACAGCCAAGTTGATTTTTCCTGTGGGGTATGCGAAAGAATAGACTTGATATCTTCAAAAAAGCCCATATTAAGCATTTCATCCGCTTCATCTAAAACAGCATAGTCAATTTTAGAAATATCGACCAATCTACGACTGATCATGTCTTTCATTCGACCAGGGGTAGCTACAATTATTTGAGCACCTCTTTTTACATTTTTTGCTTGTTCAGTTATGCTTGCCCCTCCATAAATTGCAGTTACATTCAATCCTTTACAATACTTTCCGTACAGTTTTATCTCATTGGTAATTTGCAAACACAATTCTCTTGTAGGAGATAAAATCAACCCTTGTGTTGTTCTGCTGTTTACATCTATCTTTTGTAGCATGGGAAAACCAAA contains:
- a CDS encoding glycosyltransferase, giving the protein MISKSPVVFFIGFVFPEPKSSAAGRRIIQLINFFKTQGFTVVFGSAANRSEHSFDLKSIGVVEEQLFLNSNCFDDFILKLNPNIVVFDRFMTEEQFGWRVADFCPKAIRILDTEDLHFLRKARKDNKNGSTVFSKEYLKTDTAKRELASIYRSDLSLIISEIEMDILIKQLNIPPDLLIYIPFLLDNHSIPDQLNSPKFSKRNDFVFVGNFLHPPNADAVLFLKTNIWPHIHKKLPQASLHIYGAYPKQKHLNLQSKRNNFFVHGHVDDIDYVLSSSKVLLAPLQFGAGLKGKVVDALRNGTPCVLSSIAAEGIFGTDSPNGYVIDDERLFVEYSIELYTNKTLWETSHYNGFEILEKRFGCAKFYSSMLFKIREIQTHLEEHRLKNLTGMLLQHHGIQSTKYFSKWIEAKNN
- a CDS encoding T9SS type A sorting domain-containing protein; the protein is MKLFNFKAILLALLLTSILSFSQSNSINQTLFGHQLTDANIEFIDHSGVIRCGSVEYEQYLKALHPKRATKEDFESWIAPKIQEFKARRSNSISALTTIPVIYHILTDGAGSENLSVSAIQAQNDQLNLDFSNNSGSSYSVAVDTEVRFILANKNAQGVALANPGVNRITDYGEGPFSDLDLQNSIKPETQWDPTIYLNIWLAKLEDGLLGYAQFPSNSNLPGLDTDEGAANTDGVVVLASSVGSLVNPNSLGDVYGSGRTLTHEVGHWLGLRHIWGDTANCTNDDFCADTPDASDFNSGCPVTDSCPDSLGNDMVENYMDYTIDSCMDTFTADQKARIQTVLANSPRRIELGAGDYFLDTQVFLYPNPVTDLLRINLVGFSSFPENYTVYNMLGRVLFEQPIKTTNDLIVNTSDLSKGVYFIKITANKNSTSLPFIKN
- a CDS encoding GlsB/YeaQ/YmgE family stress response membrane protein → MEIISTIIIGAIAGWLGSTIFRGSSLGLFGNIVVGIIGSFVGGWSLEKLGISLGSGWIGAVLTGAVGALIILFLLNLIFKKRT
- a CDS encoding carboxypeptidase-like regulatory domain-containing protein, which encodes MKHNLIILFILTTFQFGFGQDGSTVKGKIVNGADEEPMENVNIVNLNQVYGTTTNIKGEFEIRAKVNDTLHLSFLGFKSIKVRVTNDWVNFGNETTIELTELALTLEEVVVNKLKLTGYLEVDIKQVPIQKNIRYSISGLNTGYESSPRSPSMVTKVLGAIFNPADFLYNIFGKKPREMKKLRKMKKQDEIRSILASRFDREMLTALLQVDKVDLDLLISECNYSDDFIKTANDLQILDAISECYEEYKILSRDR
- a CDS encoding DEAD/DEAH box helicase, producing MNTFQQLGLEDHLLQAIKDLGFETPSEVQQKAIPTLLSEENDLVALAQTGTGKTAAFGFPMLQKIDVNSRTTQGLILSPTRELCLQITNEIKLYGKYCKGLNVTAIYGGASITEQAKNVKRGAQIIVATPGRMKDMISRRLVDISKIDYAVLDEADEMLNMGFFEDIKSILSHTPQEKSTWLFSATMPKEVSIIAKKFMVAPNEITVGSKNTGSKNVSHEFYLVGSRDRYAALKRLADAHPNIFSVIFCRTKRDTQKVAEKLIEDGYSAGALHGDLSQNQRDIVMKSFRNKQIQMLVATDVAARGIDVDDITHVINYQLPDEIETYTHRSGRTGRAGKTGVSMVIITKSEQRKIKTIEKIIQKGFVKKDIPDGMEICEVQLKALAHKIHDTEINHEIDPYLEEINLLFEESSKEELIKKFFSVEFTRFFNYYKKAKNLNSPSGKDSFLEKNQDDQSARFFINIGKKDGYDWMSMKDFLRDALQLGQDDVFKVDVKDSFSFFNTETVNMPKVLEFFSDFKQNGRYINVEITEKKERRGNRRFGNQKGGRSRRKDSFRSDGNGRRKERSRDNGGRSPRRSSDFKPQGNSSSRPRRNRRK